The Ictidomys tridecemlineatus isolate mIctTri1 unplaced genomic scaffold, mIctTri1.hap1 Scaffold_1626, whole genome shotgun sequence DNA segment GATAAATCACTTGCCCCAGGGTGCCATTTGGTCCTTGGACCAACCAAGCCCaaatttttatcttgtttctacatcctgcccccccccccccccccccgtcaacATTGTTTAATCTCTGACAATTGGgagattaaaaagagagaaaatcctGAGCAAGATTTCTAATGAGGTTTCTTGCCAGTGAGGAGCACAATGTCCCATCACTAAGTCAGAAAAAAACAAGACAGAGCCTCCCTCAGGTCATCCCAGCAGCTGTAGGATTTTGAAGAAGCCAGGTAACCAGTCCCCAGTTTGGCATGTCATATGGAAGCCAAGACGGTTCTTTATGAATCAAGGTGCCCTGAGTCCAAGGAGGAACAAACAGTCtcaggttttctttcttcccagccACTGACAGAGGGGTACTCAGTGGAGACTCATCCATGCCGTGGTTATTCCAGGATAGACAGTCTCTGCCCACAGAGGTGAGGTGTGCCCCTAGAGGAGGAGGGTAGTGAATGACACCGACTCATGCACGTGAGTCCAGGGTCAAAACCTCTGGAGTGGATGGGCACCACTGGGCCATGAACAAGCTAGTCCATCTCCTTCCTAGGGCCCTTGCACCCTCTGACCAAATCCCAGGTACAAAGACATTCCACACCAAAAGCATAGAGTCCAACAGGAATACATTTGGAAAGACTGAGAAAATGTGCACACATGTGGGTGTGTGAACTACATATAGGTAAAATCTAGGAGTAGCCCACTCAGTTCCACACTCACTACAGGCCCCGGACTgctcatcagacatcttgcatcCACTGGCCCTCAATAAGTCATGGTTCCATGGAAGAGAAAAATGCAGACAATACGTACACCACAATCAGTGGGTGAGTCAGAGGTGAGTACGGAGTGCTCTGGGCAGAATGAGAGGAGCATGGCCAAACTGCACTCCTGGAGGGACCAGAATGATCAGCTGTCACTGTCCTTGTTGACTCTTGCCTCTCTCTTCTGCCAGACCCCAAGCTCCTTGAAGGCAAGAACTATTTAACTATTAGCTACTTAACGTTGTACCCCCTGGGGCTATTTCCACAACGCAAGCTGAACTACTTCTCTCATAAAGACACAGGATATATGTATGGCTCAAATCCCAGGGCTAGGACCTCAGTGCAGATGATGAGGGCCAAAAATGACTGACTCCATGGGTCCCCTGCTCCCTGCCAGTTAGATGAAAATGGGTTCCATGGCCTCAATAGGGATGAAAGCAGGAGGGAAGACTCATGTCCTCTacacagggagcctggagcagggGGACCCATGTGGACAGACGGGCAGAGTTAGAGCAGGAGACCAGAAAGGAGCTGAGGAAAGGCAAGGCAAGTTAGAAAATCCTTACTGAGAAGTATGAATTTAATGGCCTCCAAAAGTggctttccaattttctttttaataccagAATGCtctcttatttaaagaaaaaaatgttggtaCTGCATGATCCAGCAATGTCACTTTTAGGCagatatccaaaagaattgaaaacagggactCAAACAGAGTTTATAGCAGCATGAGTCACAATAACAAGAGAAGCAAgcacaaagaaaatgtagtatatacatacGACGAAACACAATTCTGACGTATGCTGTAACATGAAGAACACTGAAGacgtgttaagtgaaataagccaaatgaaAAAGAGCAAATActgtgattccacttatatgaataCTTAAAGTAGTCAAATACAAAGAGACCGAAATCAGAATTGTGGTTGCCAGAGACTTGGAGAAGAATTGTGGAGTTAGTGTGAAAGGGCACAGAGATTcagtttgggaaaataaaaaagttcaggAAATACATAGTCATACAACAATGCAAACATGCTTAAAGTTGCTGAAATGTATACTTAGAAATGGTGTAGATGGGGCTTggagtatagcttagtggtagaacatgtgcttagcatgcccgagtcctgggttcagtccaaggcacacacacaaaaaggttaAGATGGTTGTTATGTGAAACTGTGATACCAATTTCTTAAAACCTCATTGGAGATTCCCATAAATAAAGTTGAGATGATCAGAATGTTAGTGTAAATGCTAATGCTAAAGTGAAAGTTTGGGGAGAAAATGTGAAGAGCTGTGGAGATGAGAGatcatgccaagcttccaagaagaACTCTTTCTCAATGGGAGTGGCTCAAAAGCAGCCGTGATTTGAAAGCACTAGGTCTGCATGCTTCAAGGTGTCCACACACGGATGTCAGCTCCAGACCGGGCCCTCCCTGTTGAAGGGCTCAGTTCTCATGCTCTTTCCTGGGATCTAGCAGAGAGACTCCCTCCTCCTCAGGGCCAGTAGAACAGCCATTCCCATAACACTTAAAGACTGCCCAGGAGCCTGGTTGACAGGGTGGAGGGAAGTTGGCATCCAGAACACTCCCAGCACCACACTTTTTAGAAGGCAAAATAGAGTTTACAGGTGTGCCCAGAACAAAGGAcaagaggcacagagaggccTCTTCTCCACAGTTTCCTTCCCGATGAGGCCCAGCCTTGAAAAACAGGCACTGAGAGAAGAGGCCTAGCTCCTCAGTCAGCTGAGGGCACTTTGATTACAGGCTTAGAACAGAGACCTGACCCCCTGCCAGCACTCACACCAGCCAGCAAGATGGGAGTTTGTGTGGAAGCCACTTCTAAGTGTAGCTCCCTGCTGCACATTTAAAGTGACATGttattttatgtcatttcttatttctttattttataaatacccTCCCTCAGCAATCAGCATTCTTGACCCTTCATGCAGAGGGATCTTCACCCATCATATACAAGTGGTCCAAGTTCAACTGTGTCACCTAAGCACATCGATTCACTCCAGATCTTTGGAGCAATTTTGATTTTCAGCACTGACTCCTTTGGCTCTCCATGGCAATTTACCTGAGCCTCTGATTGCTACACTAGAGTTGACACTCCTTAGAAAGAAGACGTTTgctttatttgttgtcttttcccCATAACCTCAGTTCAACACAATATCGCATACAGCAAATACCCAATAATGGTATAAACGAAAGAGTAGAATTCATGACTTACATGCCAGGAAATGTCTATGGTTTTAGAGTTGGAAAAAGTGATTGGCATAGGCCAGTCACATATGGTTGGCTCTAGCTGGCTGGAAGGTGAGAGCCCTGCTCTCTGGTCCTGGTGGGCTCCATCTCAACACGATACAATGGTCCATCTCCTTATCTTTGAAGTAATGAAGTAGCTTAAGTTGAAGCTCCCTTATAGCCATCATGTTGTCATTCTTCAAAATGAAAGTAATATCAGTAAATGACTATGAAATCCCAAAAGAAAGCCAAGAAACCAACAGAGAGATAAGTGCATAATGAAACATTCTGGACAGAGCCTGAGACACAAGGTCCCCTCACTGTGCTTACACCATACAGATGTATCctcttgaattattttaaaggtGTGGAAAAAGCCAATGTGATGCCTGCTCCACGGATACTAAGGACTCACCTTCCTACTCAGTTGTTGCCATCATCGTTCTGGGAAAACAACTGAAAGGTAGGATAAGTTCAGCCACCTGgtggcaggaggagaggaagccCACCCAGAGTGAGGCCTCCGGACCCCAGGTCAGAACTTCCTCCTCCACATCTTTACCTCTCCTCTACTTCTGAAGGGTTGGCAGCTTCTCAACAGTAAGGGAAAATGCAAGGTTCTATGTTCAGTGGACAGTTTCCACAAGGGCACTCCCGCAGACAGTTTCCACAAGGGCACTCCCGTGGACAGTTTCCAAGAGACCTGGAGGCAGAAGCTGTACTGAATTTCTACAGAGAATAGACATGGGGAGGCATGAGGATCCACTGCTCTGAAGAGCAAGGATTGCTATGAAGGAAAGAGTGAGAACAGGGGCCACAGGCTGGGCcatggggagagggaaaggggaataaTAAAAAGCCTTGCAGATTGTTCAAAAGGGAAAGTTGATGAACAGAGGGAGCCATGAGTGCTCTTGAGGAGGCCCTTGGCCACAGCCCTGCGCTCCTTGTTTTACTCATTCTGGGACTTTATTTATCATGGACATCAGTGCGTGTTGAATTTCTGTCACCGCATAGGGCAGTAAAACATGTCTTCTGATCTGCAAAAGATGAGAACTGTGTACCAAGGGGAGGCAAGAGCACAGACTGAATACGGGGAACTGCTTTCTCAGCAGTGGAAACAGATGGGAATGACTAAGAGGGCAATCTCAGGATGACAGGAGTGCAGGGGGAAGACTCACATCAAATGACATGGCTTCCTTTTGGAAAACCTGGGTGAGGAGTGAGAACTTCTGTTTCCAGGATGATGTTTTGTATACAAAAACATTTGTATACCACCCATGAATGCTGCAGGACATAGCAGAATTCCCTTTTTAAATGCATAACTGAGATGGGTTTAAAAGTAAGGAAAGTCCCTAAGTTCTAAAAATGAAGAGGGAAATAAAACTCAGAGAAGTAAATTAGGCCTGGATCTGTCTGGGGAAATTTGGTGACCTGGATAATCCAGCAACTTAAATTTTGATGGCTGCAAATGCACAAGGCCAAAGCCAAGGATATCAGGAACCAGAGGAATAAGGAGTATAACTGGGATACTGAAAGGTCGAATCCTCAATGGTGGGTGGAGACGGTGAAGGAGAACCCAGGGAGCCTGTCTTGAGCCTGCTCTTAGCTCCCCTGAGAATGTGTGCCCACTGTCCTCCTCTCTCAAAACTTGGGGTTCAAATTGGCCTTCCTCATGCTGTTCAAGAAAATACAATAAGTCAAATCGGCATATAGTAACTGTCAGTGTTCCCAGGATCCCTGGCAGGCACATGGTCTGGAAGAATACAGTTTCTGCCCAGGCCCCACAAGATACCCACCTGAGCTCACCATCCCACATTACAAAACACAGAATTAGCCAAGATACTGAGATTGAGATAGaggtgatagatagatagatagacagacagacagacagataacAAGCAGCAGAGTTAGACCTCAAGAACTTTACTTAACAATTTATCACctatagaaataaaagaagaggtCTGGGAAGTACTAGGGTGTTTTCCTAACATACAAAGTTCTGGTTTCATTTACagcactggaaagaaaaaaagagagagagacaaagaaagaagaaaaaagggaaggaggaaggaaggaagaataggttgtataaagaaatgaaagattgaatcaaaattaaaatacaggaaTAACATATAATTAGAAACAGAACTATTAAAGAAATATATGTCagttattgaaatttaaaacccCCAAATAGGCTAATATGCAGTATAAATACCGACGAATACCAAATTCATGAACTTGGAGAGGGGATGAAGTCTTGTGACTAGAGGTCAGAAATATGAGAAGAGATTCACAAGCTGGCAAGAAACAGTGAAGTGAAAGACAACTGAGGTTTAAAAGCTTAAGAATtcaggtgtttctttttttaatattttaagaaacgtGTTCATTGGTGGAGAAGACGGATATAGGACTTAGGCAACAGTGGCAGAGTAACCAACTTGGAAAGCAGGGCTTCTCAATCTCAGCccttgttttataattttgttttgtttttgcttaaaaGACAAATGGGATTTGTTCAAAGTGATGTGGTAAGTAATGCAGACACAGAAATGACCGTCATGAAGAGTGTTTTGTGCTCACAGTTCCCTAGAAACAGAAGGTACCGCATGCCACATAGAGCCATATAGGGAAGCACCAGGTCAGTCAGGATGCAGAAAGATgagataaaaatatgtacaagagCCATTATTGTGGTTTCTGCAGGATGGGGACAGGAGATGCAAGGTAGGCAGGCTTCGAGCTGGGTGGTTTGAACAATTTCAGCAGACTCTGGGGCATAGGACTGCGTCTGATTGTCTGGTACCTGCCCTGTGTTGAGTGGGCAGGTGGACAGTGGTTCAGAGTATGGGAGCTTCATAAAGGAGGAGGTGAAACTGTGGGCTCTGGATTGGTTGGCTGCATATTTACTAGACCTAGGAATGAGCTACTCCTAGAAAGGATACTCCCTCTAAAAACAGAAAGGTTCCAAAATGTCCAAGTATCAGAATAGAGAACATAAAAGATAgtttaatatgaataaataaagcacTACTGATATTTTGAGCCAGATAATTCTTTCATGTGGGTGGAAGCAGAAGATCTCtcctatgtattttttattaattttaaaaatttatatatgacagcagaatgcactacaattcatattacacatatagagcacgattttagatatctttggttgtatacaaagtatgttcaaaccaatttttgtcttcatacctgcactttggataatgatgaccatcacatttcaccatcatttctaactccatgcaccctccctttccctcccacccctctgccctatcttgagtttgcctattcctcctatgctccccctccctaccccactatgagtcagcctccttatatcagagaaaacattcggcatttgtttttttgggatttaacattatctcctccaactctATCCActgacctgcaaatgccatgattttattctcttttattgctgagaaaattccatggtgtataagtgccacatttttttcatccattcaactactgaagggcatctaggttggttccacaatttagctactgtgagttgtgctgctataaacattgatgtggctatgtccctgtaatatgctgtttttaagtcctttgggtataggctaaGGAGAGGAATagttaggtcaaatggtggtttcattcccagatttccaaggaatctccatactgctttccttattggctataccaatttgcagtcccaccagcagtgtatgagtgtgccttttcccccacatcctcaccaacacttattgttgtttgtcttcataatagctgccattctgattggcgtgacatgaaatcttagttttgtcTCCTGTGTATGGTAGAGTATTGTTCAGCATTCCTGACCTTTACTCACTAGATGCCAGCATCACTGTCCCAGTGTCACAACTAAAAATGTCTCTGGTGATTGATAAATGTCTCTGGTGGAAAATATCATCCCTGATTATGAACCACTGTTTTACGGTGAAAATCAGCAAGCACTGAAATAACTGTTCATGGGTCCTGGGTGGATAGTTGAGAGGGCACTTTGGGGCTGATACAATAAATGTGAATTTACCTACCTCTCTCATTTTATAATAATGAGACAAAAGTTggttaaatgaaaaattgtgaaGAGGAAGGTTTGAATTTGAGGTCAAAGTGACACATAAAGGGGTGCTTTGTAGGGGCAGAGCTGAAGCGACTAgagatagaaataataaattggaGAGGCCAGAAGGAAGACAGTAACTCTTTTCTTGTTCCACAGTCCACACCCTAACCACGAAGCTATCCTGTTTCACCAGGAAACCAAGATGAGTTTGTCAGAGGCTCATCCACATGCATGTGGCATTTTTTAGTCACACGACAGGTCATCCTTTCTAAAGGAGGATTTAGCCCCCTGCCACCAGTGGGGATCAGGTTAGCTAATTAAAGTCTTAATAGGACCAGGTTGAAAACAGAGTATAATTGGCAAAGATACACGGAGAGTGGTGAGAGATTACAAAGCCACACTGCCAGCTCCGAAGTGCTAAACAGGTGTGTGTAGACAGCCTCAGGAAGACTCAACCCAGGTGGACTTTGTGAAAATCCATTTCTATACCATTTTTCACCCATCTGTCTCCTTACCCTAAAGTTCCTTTATGTAGCTCGAAATGCCAAAGACTGTATGGTTTCCTACTACCATTTCCAAAGGATGAATCAAGTGCTACCTGACCCTGGAACCTGGGAAGAGTATTTTGAAACCTTCATTGAtggaaaaggtaaaagaaaatgcTTCGTGTACCTGTATCCCCATTCTAGTGAGACGGATTCAAGAGAATCAGACATGACATTTGATTCTCTACAACTTTGCCTCTTTAGGTAAGTCCTGCCCTGGATGGGGACCAGGCAGAGCAGCTTGGCTGCTTTTCCACTATAGACCCACAGCCCTCAGTAAATATCTCCCACCTGATTAGAAAGTCGGTGTTCTGGGCCACAGGTTCTGTTGAGGCAACCTCATTCCAGAGGGATTGCGATCTCAGTGAGGGTACCATGTTTGTGCATCCTCAACAGGAAGACACTTTGGGTAGCATGTTTGGACAAATAACCCCAAGCCCGACCCAGTCCACATGACCATCAAAATCAAACAGATCAGGACTCTTAGGAGGTATCTGATGCAGAGTCTGTCCCATTTACACTTCAAATCAACAAAAACCCTGACCCTCAGAAGGTTCTGTGCCATTTCTATGTAGGCTGCTCTTTGTGTCTGTTACAGTGGGTTGGGGCTCCTGGTTTGACCATGTGAAAGGATGGTGGCAGAAGAAAGACACACATCAggttctcttcctcttctacGAGGACATAAAGAAGGTGAGTAAAGAGACACAGACCCAGGAACAGAGAAACTTGAAGCTGTTCAGGGCTGTACTTCTGAGAAAGAATCACGGCTTTCTGAAACTCATCCATCCCATTCAATGTCACCCTCACCACAGGACCCAAAACATGAGATTCAGAAAGTGGCACAGTTCATGGTAAAGAGCTTGGATGAAACGGTGCTGGATAAAATTGTCCAAGAGACATCATTTGAGAAAATGAAGGAGAATCTCATGACAAATCGTTCTACAGTTCCCAAATCCATCCTGGACCAGTCCATTTCCCCCTTCATGAGAAAAGGTTTGTGGGGCCTTGTCACAAATGCTGAGCCTGCCTGGTAACATTGCCAAGATGATACTGGGTTTCACTAATTCCAAAGCCATGAACTGACTATTCATGATACCTGGTTCTAATAAGGCTAGGCACTTGAACCTGTTGTAGTAGACAAAGCTCTGCAAATAGCAAAGGAAATGCAACCTTGTAAATGAATAAAGGCAGGAGCAACTATTGATCCAGAATTCACAGAGACTCCTGGACCTACCTAATGATCTGGGACTTAAGCAGCAGGAGGTCACAACTCTTTGCTCTATGAATCCACCACTTAAAAGGCTCAGCTACTGTCTACATTAGGTATATCTTCTGTCATGAcccatttcctctctctctgcccatTGTAACTTTAACTTACATTATAGTTTCTactgaaattatttcattgcCCTTTCCATCTAAAAGAATACTCAATGCTTCTGAAACAAATCAAatgattccatttcttttcaaatagCTGATGGTGATTTTGCAAATAGCCCTTCTTTAGGCCCTTACATATCTACCTTTCTATACACACTCTTCCTTTTGTCTCATACAAACACAGAGATATGTATACCATATGTAGTTATCCTATACAAATTTGCCCACCAGAATATGAAACATCTCTTCAGGGCAACGCATATAGATCCAAGCCCCTCACTGCTTTTAGAAGTCCTCTGTAATATCAAAGTGGCATAATAAACATTCATAATTCACCCATCTGTTTTTCTAGTGATAGGGAAGTTATCATTGCCTTCAGTTTTCATCTTTATGAATAAtgttacaatgaaaatttttgGGCATAGTCGTTATTTCCTGATACTTTTCTGTCACATAATTTTTCAGAAGAGACATTGGTGGAACAAAGAACATTTtctaatatgaaattattttaatcactgcTTAGTGAAAAATAGTATCTCCTTCTaactattttcaaattcttttatgttGATATATAATCTAAATACAAAAATGCTCAGATCTTAAGCATACAGTTtaacatactttttaaatatatgtagcCATACAACCAGCACCCCAATCAAGATATCATTTTCATAACTCCAGAAGGGACCCTCTCATACCCTGTTTTTATCAATATGTACCTGCAGAGACAAGTGCTATTCTAATCTCTATCCTGTAGATTGGTTTTACTTATTCTTGATGTCATACATATGGAATCACACAGTACACATTTTTATGTCTGGGGCCTTTGGTCATATAACATCTAGAGATTTCTCCATGTGGTGTATTTCCATAGtgcatttgtttttatgactCTGTAGTGCCACTGTGTGACTCTACTGTAGGTGGGCTGGGTCATTCTGGGTCACCAGCTTTTGGCACCAGTCATGATTAGATTTAGAAGCCCATCCTCCTGCACTGACCCTCAGAGGGCTGCTTCCCATAGCAGGTAGCTGCAGAGGGAACGGAGTTCATTGAGGGGTAACTGGGTGAGTCAGGCTACTGACAGCCAAGCCTAATGTGGGTGCTCCACTCATTAACTTGGGTCCACTCAGTCTGTCCATAAGAGAATGACAACTCCTATCTGGTTTCCATCTTCTAGGAACTGTGGGGGATTGGAAAAACCACTTCACTGTGGCCCAGAATGAAAAGTTTGATGAAATATATAGGGAGAAGATGAAAGGAGTCACTATAAACTTCTGCATGGAACTCTGAGGAGGTAGTAAATAAAAAGTTGGAAGACAAGAACACAAACGCTGTCTTCAATCCTCAGCCACAGCCAGATGCATCTCTGAAAGCACATTGGAAATGTTTATGATTGTGGTACAAACCATTTCTGTAATTATGAACCATATGTCACAGCTTTGCAAAAAGGATCATGTCTAATGCctattttctcctctattttttCCATACTAAGAATAAGACATCTTAATAAACTAGGTAAAAATATAACACTTAAATACTACAAGGATTTTTATAATCCCCATTCTTTTGGGAAGTGTATCCATTTTCTAGGGTGCAATATAACAATATCTTGAgaacaaatacacaaatattacataaaatatatactaacAACATGAAATTCTGATGTCTGCTCTGACCACTTGGGGGACACTGGTCTGGGCTCAATCCGGAGGTTCTTCCTGGTCACAATGGGAAGAGAAATAATGGGAAGGGATACAACCCTAGTGCTGCCAGAACTGAGAAAATATATTCTGAGCACCCTGATTGTAAGcagagaatgaaaggaaaggCCAGAGAGTGAATGTCAGAAGTCT contains these protein-coding regions:
- the LOC144372786 gene encoding sulfotransferase 1C2-like; this translates as MIEQDADVEKCQRAIIQHRHPFIEWARPPQPSGESLWCGKSQCDACSTDTKDSPSYSVVAIIVLGKQLKGRISSATWWQEERKPTQSEASGPQFLYVARNAKDCMVSYYHFQRMNQVLPDPGTWEEYFETFIDGKVGWGSWFDHVKGWWQKKDTHQVLFLFYEDIKKDPKHEIQKVAQFMVKSLDETVLDKIVQETSFEKMKENLMTNRSTVPKSILDQSISPFMRKGTVGDWKNHFTVAQNEKFDEIYREKMKGVTINFCMEL